A section of the Solitalea canadensis DSM 3403 genome encodes:
- a CDS encoding endo-dextranase yields the protein MKLGYVIAWAFFSFAACKKEAPATDRVVYGASYRVNIATDKAFYKPGDKIEFSIDKDLAGSPKVRYKLLNNVIQEVSLTGNTWSWTAPAADFTGYMVEVYDVVDKEEKIYCTIGVDVSSDPARFPRNAFLSEYGAIGNEQIGKVMKQLNRYHMNWVQFQDWEYKHHKPLAGTPESPSEQWIDIASRTNYLTTVKGYIDAAHSYNMKTLSYNLCYGSLSDAASDGVSEEWYAYTDKNHTAKDKFELPKPPFKSDIMFMNPGNKGWQDYIIAANNNLYKVFDFDGYQIDQVGNRNKTLYDYNGNAFDLPTGFKSFINAMKTGAPHKSLVMNAVTQYGQEQIATSPVDFLYSEVWAPDEGYKDLARIIQANNSLSNNKKSTVLAAYMNYNVASNKGYFNTPGVLFTDAVIFAFGASHLELGEHMLGKEYFPNNNLEMKDDLKAAMISYYDFLVGYQNLLRDGGTFNNPVVASADGKIKLNNWPPQSGQVSVIGKSVGNKQVVHLINFATASSFDWRDTNGTQTAPQLISSAKVKVTTEKSVKKVWVASPDVNGGASTQLAFTQSGNETSFTLPSLKYWDMVVMEYE from the coding sequence ATGAAACTAGGATATGTGATTGCATGGGCGTTCTTTTCGTTTGCCGCTTGCAAAAAAGAAGCTCCGGCAACTGATAGGGTTGTTTATGGTGCAAGCTACAGGGTAAATATCGCTACTGATAAGGCGTTTTATAAACCAGGCGATAAAATAGAATTTTCAATTGATAAAGATTTGGCCGGATCTCCTAAGGTTAGGTATAAATTGTTGAATAATGTGATTCAAGAGGTGTCTTTAACAGGTAATACCTGGAGTTGGACAGCACCTGCCGCGGATTTTACAGGTTATATGGTGGAAGTGTATGATGTAGTGGATAAGGAAGAAAAAATTTATTGCACCATTGGCGTGGATGTATCTTCTGATCCCGCTCGTTTTCCAAGAAATGCCTTCCTGTCAGAATACGGTGCTATCGGTAACGAACAGATCGGAAAGGTAATGAAACAATTGAACCGTTATCACATGAACTGGGTACAGTTTCAGGATTGGGAATATAAACACCACAAACCATTAGCCGGAACACCTGAAAGTCCAAGCGAACAATGGATCGATATTGCAAGTCGAACCAATTATTTAACTACCGTTAAAGGATATATTGATGCAGCGCATTCGTACAACATGAAAACGCTATCTTATAATCTATGTTATGGTTCATTAAGTGATGCGGCAAGTGATGGCGTTTCAGAAGAATGGTACGCCTATACCGATAAAAATCATACCGCTAAAGATAAATTCGAATTGCCAAAGCCTCCGTTCAAGAGCGATATCATGTTCATGAATCCGGGCAATAAAGGTTGGCAAGATTACATTATAGCGGCTAATAATAACCTGTATAAAGTATTTGATTTTGACGGATACCAGATCGATCAAGTGGGGAACAGAAATAAAACTTTGTACGATTATAATGGAAATGCCTTTGACCTGCCTACTGGGTTTAAATCATTTATTAATGCAATGAAAACGGGAGCACCTCACAAAAGTCTTGTGATGAATGCGGTAACACAATATGGGCAAGAGCAAATTGCCACGTCACCGGTTGATTTCTTGTATAGTGAAGTTTGGGCGCCGGACGAAGGTTATAAAGACCTTGCAAGAATCATTCAAGCCAATAATTCCTTAAGCAACAATAAAAAAAGCACTGTACTGGCTGCTTATATGAACTATAATGTGGCGTCTAATAAAGGTTATTTTAATACACCTGGCGTTTTATTTACTGATGCGGTAATTTTTGCATTCGGGGCCTCACACCTTGAGCTTGGCGAGCATATGTTAGGAAAGGAATATTTTCCTAATAATAACCTGGAGATGAAAGACGACCTGAAAGCCGCAATGATCAGCTACTATGACTTTTTGGTAGGTTATCAAAACCTGCTCAGAGATGGCGGAACATTTAATAACCCGGTTGTTGCTTCTGCTGACGGAAAGATCAAGCTAAATAACTGGCCACCACAATCCGGACAGGTTTCTGTAATCGGTAAATCAGTGGGAAATAAACAGGTGGTTCACTTGATCAATTTCGCAACAGCCAGCAGTTTCGACTGGAGAGATACCAACGGCACTCAGACTGCTCCTCAATTAATTTCTTCTGCAAAAGTGAAAGTAACCACCGAAAAATCGGTGAAAAAGGTATGGGTTGCATCTCCGGATGTTAATGGTGGAGCATCTACACAGCTGGCTTTCACACAGTCGGGGAATGAAACATCGTTCACTTTGCCATCCCTTAAATATTGGGATATGGTTGTGATGGAATATGAGTAA
- a CDS encoding alpha-L-rhamnosidase-related protein: MKPIITNLMLLLFAGAASAQSSKELYRSKEFSIYTDKVVQGKYIAKVLSPTEMTSDYQSPVNLYKSPKLTFKFSINGKDNEMISGQDHSINVMAKDGKFISPLITFGKHYVDKKNVPDNTYLEPNIDFTIRLDMRNVLNAFKTDGFYKGADGKKVYKEDFKGVYVAGSTLPLIWDFDNLVHHPDLQLKDDDGDGIYEVKVVLNEFKEQPSVSSNWKLKRNISAFPQYQASSPIENAMYNLSLDEMENAIEADSTLRTGKEWAGVWTRDVSYSIILSMAILQPKVAEYSLLRKVKNDRIIQDTGTGGAYPVSTDRMIWAVAAWEIYKTTGDKNWLSKAYSIIKNSIEDDWKNAYDPKTGLVKGESSFLDWREQEYPKWMQPADIYESECLGTNVVHFQANKVFAEMAILLGQKTVSDEHNAIAQTIKTGINNYLWIANKGYYGQYLYGRNYKILSPRSEALGEALAVIFGVADNERQKTIVRNTPVNSFGIPCFYPQLPNTPPYHNNAVWPFVQTYWALAAANAGNEQSVMESIAAIYRPAALFLTNKENFVADNGDFAGTQINSSNMLWSLSGNIALVYKVLFGMQFGADRLTFKPTVPQALAGTRMLTNFKYRNALLTISMQGFGTQIKSITMDGKPLVNAIVPASLTGKHTIKMVLTNMMESSSTTILPAYTSLTIPQVELKNDEIVWKKVPNAVSYVFIKNGDRIDNGIDTACIINNNSFAEYQVIAVDKNGVESFGSEPLQIIPEQTVKTIEIENLTSKADLPYKGYSGDGFVEISTQKNTILSFETTITEAGTYAINFKYANGNGPINTENKCAFRTLKLNNKQVGTVVLPQRGTNEWSEWGMSNSVIVELKAGTNKFDLTYETNNANMNGTVNQAMLDYVRIVKVE, translated from the coding sequence ATGAAACCTATCATTACAAATCTAATGCTATTGCTGTTTGCAGGTGCGGCCTCGGCCCAAAGCAGTAAAGAACTTTACCGATCGAAGGAGTTCTCCATTTATACAGATAAAGTTGTACAGGGTAAATACATAGCAAAAGTGTTATCTCCTACAGAAATGACCTCTGATTACCAGAGTCCGGTTAACCTGTATAAAAGTCCGAAGCTGACGTTTAAATTCAGCATAAACGGAAAAGATAACGAAATGATCTCGGGTCAGGATCATAGCATCAATGTTATGGCTAAAGATGGCAAGTTCATTAGTCCGTTGATCACTTTTGGTAAGCATTATGTGGATAAAAAAAATGTACCAGATAATACCTACCTCGAACCTAATATTGATTTTACAATCCGTTTGGATATGCGCAACGTATTGAACGCTTTTAAAACCGACGGATTTTACAAGGGAGCAGACGGGAAGAAGGTTTATAAAGAAGATTTTAAAGGCGTGTACGTTGCCGGAAGTACATTGCCGCTGATCTGGGATTTCGATAACCTGGTTCACCATCCTGATCTTCAATTAAAAGATGATGATGGTGATGGCATTTATGAAGTGAAGGTAGTGTTGAATGAATTTAAAGAACAACCCAGTGTCTCGTCGAACTGGAAACTGAAGAGGAATATATCTGCATTTCCACAATATCAGGCTTCATCTCCAATTGAAAACGCAATGTATAATTTATCGTTGGATGAAATGGAGAATGCCATAGAAGCCGATAGTACACTGCGTACAGGAAAAGAATGGGCAGGCGTGTGGACCCGTGATGTAAGCTACAGCATCATTTTATCGATGGCAATTTTGCAACCCAAAGTAGCCGAATATAGCTTGCTGCGAAAGGTTAAAAATGACCGCATTATTCAGGATACAGGGACAGGAGGGGCTTACCCGGTTTCAACAGACCGCATGATTTGGGCCGTTGCTGCCTGGGAAATCTATAAAACTACGGGCGACAAAAACTGGCTTTCAAAGGCTTACTCCATTATTAAAAATTCGATAGAAGATGATTGGAAAAATGCTTACGATCCCAAAACGGGATTGGTAAAAGGAGAATCTTCTTTTCTCGACTGGAGGGAACAAGAATACCCGAAATGGATGCAGCCGGCAGATATTTATGAATCGGAATGCTTAGGGACAAATGTGGTGCATTTCCAGGCCAATAAAGTATTTGCTGAAATGGCCATCTTGTTAGGCCAAAAAACAGTATCCGATGAACACAATGCAATTGCTCAAACGATTAAAACGGGTATTAATAATTATTTGTGGATAGCGAATAAAGGTTATTACGGACAATATTTGTACGGAAGAAATTATAAGATCTTGTCGCCACGTTCAGAAGCGTTAGGTGAGGCATTGGCGGTGATCTTTGGGGTTGCAGATAATGAACGACAAAAAACAATCGTACGCAATACGCCGGTAAATAGCTTCGGTATTCCCTGTTTTTATCCTCAGTTACCCAATACTCCGCCTTACCATAATAATGCTGTCTGGCCATTTGTGCAAACCTATTGGGCTCTGGCTGCTGCAAATGCCGGAAATGAGCAATCGGTAATGGAAAGTATTGCCGCTATTTATCGTCCTGCGGCTTTGTTCTTAACCAATAAAGAAAATTTCGTAGCAGACAATGGCGATTTTGCGGGGACGCAAATCAATTCGAGCAACATGCTTTGGAGCTTATCAGGAAATATTGCATTGGTTTATAAAGTGTTGTTCGGCATGCAATTCGGCGCCGATCGGTTAACATTTAAACCAACGGTTCCGCAAGCGTTGGCAGGCACAAGAATGCTTACTAATTTTAAGTATCGCAACGCTTTGCTTACCATTTCGATGCAAGGTTTCGGGACTCAAATAAAATCCATTACGATGGACGGAAAGCCATTAGTTAATGCAATAGTTCCGGCTTCACTAACCGGAAAACATACGATCAAAATGGTGTTGACGAATATGATGGAATCAAGCTCGACAACCATTTTGCCTGCTTATACTTCACTTACTATACCTCAAGTGGAACTGAAGAATGATGAAATTGTATGGAAAAAAGTGCCGAACGCGGTTAGTTACGTCTTTATAAAAAATGGCGATCGAATTGATAATGGCATTGATACGGCTTGTATCATCAATAATAACAGTTTTGCAGAATACCAGGTTATTGCAGTCGATAAAAACGGTGTGGAATCCTTTGGGAGCGAACCCTTGCAAATAATCCCGGAACAAACAGTAAAAACTATAGAAATTGAAAATTTGACATCAAAAGCCGATTTGCCTTATAAAGGATATTCAGGTGATGGTTTTGTGGAAATATCCACCCAGAAAAACACTATTCTTTCATTTGAAACAACCATTACGGAAGCCGGAACCTACGCGATCAATTTCAAGTATGCAAATGGGAATGGTCCGATTAACACGGAGAACAAATGTGCCTTCCGAACACTAAAACTGAACAATAAGCAGGTAGGTACAGTGGTGTTGCCACAAAGAGGCACCAATGAATGGTCGGAATGGGGAATGAGTAACTCCGTTATCGTTGAACTAAAAGCCGGAACCAACAAGTTTGATCTTACCTATGAGACTAATAATGCCAATATGAATGGAACGGTGAATCAGGCCATGTTGGATTATGTGAGGATAGTAAAGGTGGAGTAG
- a CDS encoding SusF/SusE family outer membrane protein, translating into MKTIISTINKKAVGSLLFIIICAAFISSCKKDIYDLGNIADQPLALSAVKDTLVLEEKNYAADALVLNWTSGTNQGTNAAISYTLQIDTKGNNFQNAVTVDLGKSIYTKKYTVRELNDLLVTKWNITPGVAAVLEAKVNTTVAGHDSFSETSVKEIKVTAYEPVTKTLFLIGDAAPNGWSADNATPMKNNADVPGSFTWKGLLNPGELKFITTKGQFSPSYNKGADSGHLMYRTSDEQPDNKFAIAKSGVYEVTINLLDLSISIREGNEPLYSRLWILGDAVPNGWDIGNPTEMRVDSGNLFVFNYYGVLKAGEFKIPVATGNFGTDYYMPLTNHPDLSTTTVQLTPGGQPDNKWQITNAGPYKIKLNMESMTISIKPFTPYAKVWMVGDATPTGWNIDNPTELTRDAADPNVFSYTGWMNVGEFKLPVETGDWGGDFFMPEVNGAGPGSTRMKFVPNGAPDFKWKITAEGNYKITINQLLETISIQKQ; encoded by the coding sequence ATGAAGACGATCATCTCAACAATAAATAAAAAAGCAGTCGGATCGCTGCTCTTTATAATAATTTGTGCTGCCTTTATCTCATCGTGTAAGAAAGATATCTACGATTTGGGAAATATAGCAGATCAGCCTTTGGCCTTATCTGCTGTTAAGGACACATTGGTTTTGGAAGAAAAAAATTATGCAGCAGATGCACTGGTGCTAAACTGGACAAGCGGAACCAATCAGGGAACAAATGCTGCTATCAGTTATACCCTTCAGATTGATACAAAGGGTAATAATTTTCAGAATGCTGTTACAGTTGATTTGGGTAAGAGTATTTATACGAAAAAATATACCGTAAGAGAGTTAAATGACCTGCTAGTAACGAAATGGAACATTACTCCTGGCGTAGCAGCTGTTTTGGAGGCCAAAGTTAATACTACTGTGGCCGGCCATGATTCATTTTCAGAAACATCGGTGAAAGAGATAAAGGTTACTGCTTATGAGCCTGTAACCAAAACATTGTTTCTTATCGGCGATGCTGCTCCTAATGGTTGGAGTGCCGACAATGCCACTCCAATGAAAAATAATGCAGACGTTCCTGGATCATTTACATGGAAAGGTTTGCTGAACCCTGGTGAACTTAAATTTATCACTACAAAAGGTCAGTTTTCACCTTCTTATAACAAAGGAGCCGACAGTGGTCATTTGATGTATCGCACAAGTGATGAGCAACCGGATAATAAGTTCGCAATCGCTAAAAGTGGTGTATATGAGGTGACCATCAATTTGCTGGATCTTTCGATCTCTATCAGAGAAGGGAATGAGCCTCTTTATTCAAGATTATGGATTTTGGGAGATGCTGTACCAAATGGATGGGATATTGGTAACCCGACCGAAATGAGGGTTGACTCAGGTAATTTGTTTGTGTTCAATTATTATGGAGTGTTAAAGGCGGGTGAATTTAAAATTCCGGTCGCAACAGGCAATTTCGGAACGGATTATTACATGCCATTAACCAATCACCCTGATTTGAGCACTACCACAGTTCAATTAACTCCGGGCGGACAACCAGATAATAAATGGCAAATTACCAATGCCGGTCCGTATAAAATTAAACTCAATATGGAGAGCATGACCATCAGCATAAAACCATTTACTCCTTATGCCAAAGTATGGATGGTAGGTGACGCTACTCCAACCGGTTGGAATATTGATAACCCAACGGAGCTCACACGCGACGCCGCTGATCCGAATGTATTCAGTTATACAGGCTGGATGAATGTAGGTGAGTTTAAACTTCCTGTTGAAACCGGTGATTGGGGTGGAGATTTCTTCATGCCAGAAGTAAACGGAGCTGGTCCGGGCAGTACCCGTATGAAGTTTGTACCAAATGGTGCCCCTGATTTCAAATGGAAAATTACAGCCGAAGGAAATTATAAGATCACGATCAATCAATTACTGGAAACAATTTCTATTCAGAAACAATAA